Proteins from one Streptosporangium becharense genomic window:
- a CDS encoding BON domain-containing protein, with amino-acid sequence MEAPQYIAARVQRALAEDDRTTELGIRVDVRGDQLYLRGQVNCAERCRLITEVAREAAPGLVIHNEIDVVDVREPVGEEKL; translated from the coding sequence ATGGAGGCTCCGCAGTACATCGCGGCGCGCGTCCAGCGCGCGCTCGCCGAGGATGACAGAACCACGGAACTCGGCATCCGGGTGGATGTCCGGGGCGACCAGCTCTACCTGCGCGGCCAGGTCAACTGCGCCGAACGCTGCCGCCTGATCACCGAGGTGGCCCGCGAGGCGGCTCCGGGGCTGGTGATCCACAACGAGATCGACGTCGTGGACGTCCGCGAACCGGTGGGGGAGGAGAAACTGTGA